The window atttgcgAGGCCAAATCAAGGTAATCTGACTTAAACTTGTATAAATGAGTTTAGAAGTCTTTACCATTCGTCAAATTAAGCTTCAAAATGCTCTTAGTTGAATTTTTCCAACCGTTCTTCTTCTCCCACCAAGCTGCCGTGAACTCCCTCCCTATTGTTCActctctttttctatttttacttGCTCCCTTAGTGTagtgtttaaatgttttgatcaTTTACCCACACTTACAACATACACTTACAACATGGAGAGATCAAACTCCTTTAGGATttctcttaagaaaaaaaaaatgaaagaacgaagaaaaaagagaagaagaagccaCAAGATTTTCTTCCTCAATATGATCTGCACATCAGGTTTTTCAAAGGGAAGGGAAGAGTTTTTggctaaattttcaattttacctaTCCATATGTTATTTTACTCGAACTCTAGCGCTATCATAAGGCTTTTTTAAACTCTAATtcacctgaaattttaacccatgATAGAAAGATGTGCCAATAGGTTACTCATAATATTTTAGCCCGATCCAACACTCACATTGAGAATTATACATGATAGTATAAAACTGGACAATAACAAGTAATTTTTAACgcaaaaaatcagaatttttgTACTGTTTTACTTACGTAAATCatccatatttttaactaacttATTAGGAACTTCCATCCCtatttataatacaattttCCTTCTAATTTAATCTCTTTTCAGTTTAAAAACTGCACAATTGCACGTGAGGTTTATATCGGTGCGGTCAGGGTCATTCACGCGTGAAAcaatacattaatttatttgaaaattccaaaatacttttctaaatattttaaacccaaatttataaaaacaatctcCATATTTATCACAACTTTATaaattttcaagttaattaCTAGTTGACattgtatatttttatgttcGTTAGATTATATTTTCCATATTCTAATGTCTGTCTAAACTAAATTTTGACTTggtaaaatcaaaattctttaAACTTTATCCCATAACTCTTCTTTCCtgataaataacttttatttaatttttattcacattctatacttttttatttttcaattaattctcctatttttattttaaaattaacacaaaccttttttttttcacatttccaAATCTATCATCATCCCCTTAATGTAAATAGTCGATTCACttgtataatataatatttacttCACTATCCTTATAGATTTTACCTAAGGTTTTAcaattttcatcatttattcatttcttttaatcTCGAGTTTCCATTACTCATCAGGACCTTACTTCCTGCAGGTCTATTTTTATACGAGGATTTACACAATATACTTGGGTTTGATCACATATTGAGCCTAATTGAACATGGTCTGACAAGTTGTTAAGCCTATCATACTTATATGGATTTGATGAGTCGGTCGTCAGACCCAATATACTTGGGTTCGACCACATGTCAAGCTCACGTCAACGTGGATTTGATAAGATGCTAAATCCAACATGCTTGGATTCAGTTACATGCTGAGCTAAAGTGAATGTGAGTTTGATAAGTTGTTAAACTCAATATACTTGAGTTTAGCTACGTGTTGATCTCAAGTCAATGTAGGTCTGACAAGGTGTGAAACCCAATACACTTGTCAGGAGTTAACCATCTCCCGACATTTATATAAAAGGTCTTTTAATGGcctattatattttcatcttattaATGATctgtaaattatatttgtctctCATTAATAATGTGTAAAAGATTTGTATCCCTCATTAATAAAGTGTAAGAGattttatctctcattaatgcTATTTTGAGAAACTGATTCTCCAACTCCTTCACTCCATTAAAACAACAAGATTCAGAGATTATAAATGTCTCATGAACCACTCGGGTAAAGAATTCATAATTTCTACTCTCCAAGCATTCATCCCTTAATTCTTAGAgcatttattatattaaaacaagaataaaaatcattgttcttaaaattgaaagttttttttattacaattatttatctaaaaatcATGACTTTATCAATAAATGGTTTCTACACCccacaccccccccccctctcaaaaaaaaatattgttttatgaaTACCTAAACTTCTACCATCGATAATATATTTCATaggctatataaaaaaaaagaaaatatagatataaatataaaattaactattATCTAAACATCAAATAATCTTATCTATGAATATATcaaattcaataacatcatcaaTTAGACTATtgcatgtaaaaacaaaaatgaactgGTTAATTACTTATTAATAATCAGATCTGTCACGTGTCTTCTCATCCACCGTCAAACGATTCAAAGCAATTATTCTCCCCAGTTTAAAATGTTTCTTAacgttataatttaatttaatttcaggtcTGTTCCAAAGTGCATGAGATGATTTAAAGTACAGGAAAGAAAATTCAAACGTTTCGGTTGGCTTTGcagatttaattattaaaatttttgacATCAGATATTCGAAATTTCATTCTTCTAATCATCTAACATAATTTATTGCCTCAAGTCTGAACAAAGATTTTGCTGAACCCAAGTTACATTAATCTACCTTGTGTGAACGATTTACAAAAATTTCATAACTATTTTCAGCAGCAGACTTCATTGAAATACAACCATATAAATCCttcattaattagttttttttttcctgatctaCATATAATAAGTAATTGAGCAAGAAAAAGCTTGCCCctgtttattttatctttcatgtAGATCAGTAATTTTATGACGTTTGACTAAAACCACACTCGGACCATCTTTCTCTTGTTCACATATATATCTTTAGCTAGTTCCACCAATCATACTTTACTAAAGCAATAACAATGTTAATTAGAGTAATCCAGTAATGTGAAAGGAGCCAGGGGAAAAAAATCCTaatcatatattaataattatacaattaataaaattaagttgtgCACTATGTGCTGTTCTGCTCGTGCTTCTCCCTCTTAATTACCTCGTAAACTCACCTTCTTGGgtaggattaattaaaaaatggtaGGTGATCGTAGATAATTCGAATCAAGCAACTTTATTTTCACCTACGTTCTTACTTTTGGTTTTAGAAAAGGCTTCCTTTAGCTTATATTATCCAGGACTAATTCCAAGTCAAAGTCGGATGAAGATAAGGGCTTTGTTTAGTTAATGCATGGGGTATGCATCCCGTAGTGCTGACCAATTTTTTGGCAGCCGACGTATTATGACCGGCAGTCCTAAGAAGAAAGAATCAGAAAGCCACTAGTTTGACAAAGTATAGCTGGTCTACGGTTGGCTGCTagaaatctttaatttttttccacgTCTTCGAAACCCTTTTAGAATATTTTGTAACCCTTTCTTTAGACTAAGAAATTCTACAAATTATCCAAGTATTGTCTCCCATTTACACGCCCTTTAAGACCATATgaggttttgtaatttttaatgcaTAAAATAAGGAAATCAAGGtctatatatatagtctaactTCACTATTTAGTTTGTGGGCAAAGGGAGGACCAGAAgaatactaaaagaaaagaaaataatgggtGAAGTTGTTGATGCAAACTCTACTCCTGTGACACCAAGACCAGCCTCAGTGGCACCGACGCCACCGATATCAGCTCCTCCGTCGCAATTTCATTCACCGTCGTTGTCTAGATCACCTTTGCTCACACCTGATCATATTGTTCCAAGCAAAACCCCCAAAAACTCAACCCCAAGAAATGCAACCCCAAGAATTAGAACACCTCGCTTTATTACCCCTATAGGTAGTCCTATTAGAAGGGCTCTCAAGCTCACTAGACTAGACCCTGAAGATGCTTGGCTTCCTATCACCGAGTCCCGAAATGGAAACGCATGGTATGCAGCGTTTCATTGCCTTTGCTCAGGAATTGGTTTTCAAGCACTTGTGCTCCCTGTCGCCTTCACTGTCCTTGGCTGGTAGGTGAAAATATCATACTTAATTCTTTGATTCAACAAGTTTTAGTTACTGAACCAATTTGGAGACTATAGCAGAGAGATCTTAATCATTTTTCTGTTACAGGGCATGGGGGTTCATAGCCTTGACTGTTGCTTTCGCATGGCAGCTTTACACCCTTTATTTACTTGTGCAACTCCATGAAAATACTGAAACTGGCGTTCGCTACAGCAGATATCTTCAAATTATGAGTGCAAATTTCGGTATGTATTCATCTTTTTGTTGAActattaacaaaattaaaaaaatgtttttgattcaataaaagataattataaattcaacttaccaaaatattatttttctgaaaCTTAACATGCAAAAGAAAACTCACCCTGATATTGCTACAATTACAAGAATAGTGCTTATTTGACAACTAATATGTTCTAAATTGTGGCTTCTTATACAATTCAGGTGAGAAGAAAGCAAAGTGGCTGGGCCTGTTCCCAATATTGTACCTATCAATAGGCACATGTGTGGCTCTAAACATAATTGGAGGAtcaacatcaaaattatttttccagaCTGTATGTGGTCAATCATGCACAGTCAAAACATTAACACCAGTGGAATGGTACCTGGTGTTTGCTAGTGCTGCAGTTCTTCTGTCTCAGCTGCCAAACTTGAACTCAATAGCTGGTGTCTCCCTAATCGGGTCCATCACGGCTGTTATGTACTGCACAATTATGTGGATGGTTTCTGTTAACAAGGACAGGCTGCCTGGAATTTCATACAAACCAGTTCGTGGACCAAAGGAGGTTGATAGGCTTTTTGAAGTTCTTAACGCACTTGGCATTGTTGCTTTTGCATTTAGAGGCCACAATCTTATACTTGAGATCCAGGTACCAAAATGTTTAGCTAGTTCTCAAATTTCCCTCTTTTTTGTGCCGCTTTTATATATTACTTTGTGAATCAAGCAAGGATAGTGTTTTAAGAACTGTTCTTGCATAAATAGGAAGCAATTCAAGCACGAGCAAGGAACTGAATATGTTAACAACGTAGGTTGAGTTTTATTAGAGTTGTTGATCTCTTATGTGTACCTTAAGGGTAAATGTTAAGGATTTACTTACTTGGTCTTGATGGCTGGAAATTTGTGGAAATATAGGTAATAGTGtaagagattttttaattttgaaaatattaatgcaTATTCACTAGTGCTGtgagagcatgttttataagggaattaaaaattctttaattttgcagattttttttttacctttaactTTAACCTTTATTTCTCAATCTTCTGACCAAGGGAAATTTTCCTTTAGagtaacttttttatttttttattgaaacagtTTTGTTGAAGTCTTTATTCCATGTGAAttctttttcatgtaatttgCAAGTCTATGCAAAGAACGGAGAAAAACTCCGAGCAACAATAGTTGACCTTTGACCTTTGACTTTTgacttaaaagaaattaaaatactatttgattttcaattatcGAGATCATAGGCATTCATTCCAAGGTTGTTTGTCAAATGTGAAATCTAATGTACAACAGATTATTATAGCGAAGATTATATCATGCTCTTCATTTTActaggattaaaaaataaccctaaATTCCTAAAGCTGTTTTGGGtacaatttgatgttttttgcaGGCTACTATGCCTTCAAGTGAGAAGCACCCATCTCGTGTGCCAATGTGGAGGGGTGCCAAGGCTGCTTATACAGTTATTGCAGCATGTATATTCCCCCTTGCAATTGGAGGCTTCTGGGCATACGGTCAAAGGGTACTTTCTATAATTTTCACATTTACGTCTTTCCAAATTAGTTTTGGTGTAGgtggttttcttcttcttcttcttttaaatcTAAAGAAAGCAGATCTTGTCTTGGTTTTCAGATACCAAAAAATGGTGGTTTGCAATCTGCCTTCTATGCATACCGAAGGAGAGACACCTCACAATTTATCATGGGACTCGTTAGTTTACTTATCATAGTAAACGCTCTTAGCTCATTCCAAATCTACGCCATGCCAATGTTTGATGAGTTAGAGTCAATTTTCACTAAGAGGATGAAGAGGCCATGCCAATGGTGGCTCCGAGTGATTTTGAGGGCGTTCTTCGGGTACGGGGTCTTCTTTTTGGCCGTCGCAATCCCATCTATTGGAAGTGTAGGTGGTCTAGTCGGAGGAATATCACTGCCAGTCACATTGGCTTATCCATGCTTCATGTGGCTTAAGATGAGGAAACCGACCAAGTATAGCAAGATGTGGTACCTTAACTGGGGACTAGGAATCATTGGTTTGATTCTTAGCGTTTGTTTGATGGCTGCTGGAGTATATGTTATCAAAGAGAATGATAATAAATTCCAGTGGTTCAAGCCtaagtaattgaataaatatgtaACGTCGAAAGGAGggattttcatatataattattttttatatatatgtaattgtgaaatttgtttgcaggaaagcaaataaatagcccaaaaaaaaaaagatttgcttGTAACATAACCGTTTTGCAATACATGATTCATTTTCTCCTCTGCCGGCCTTTCTTTACTTACTTTGACCTATCAATTTAGCCCACTAATTATCTGTATGGAGTCAATCCTTATAGTAAACTGGGCTCATGAGCCCTATTGAAATGAATTGCTATTACTAATTTCGACCCTTGCCATCTAAAGTAAAATTGACCATCACAATTATCTTTCGGAAAACAAACCCATCATGATTTATTTCCATCGTTTTGTTTATGGTGAGTGCAAAATGTTTGCACCCAAaataagtattttcaattaaacttCAGCAAATGGCCTAAATTGTTAACACTTTTATTGTCGATGACTAAATTTGATACTAGGTCAACTCAAGAGactaatcaatatatataaacttgttcgaaaatattgttgaaattgtttttcaaagtgtttttcacttggaaatatattaaaataaaattattttttatttttaaaaattatttttgatattagtatatcaaaataatctaaaaatatcaaaaaaaatattattttgaaataaaaataaaataaaaaaattttaattttttttaaaacatctttaaaatacaaaaacaaacaaagtgcgaaagaaaaagcaaaatttCCTATAATTCAGCTGCGGCAGTTTCAATTTCGGCAGCCTATGTTTTATAGCTAGGCACCTGATATTCGGGAAAGTATATTCTAAGCATGATTTAGCTTATTGTCTGAGTTTACTTGGACATTAATcttgctatttatttattagtgtaGTTACTAGTTACTTTCaattgttcattaaaaaaaaacaacttttttgtagttttttgctttttctatattttattcattttaaaccTCTTAATTTGTTTGAGTTTCCTCATCTCGACTACATATACATGGAATATACATCCGTTTGATCATGAAATAGTTGCAGCCTCctcacaaattaaaaattaggtaTTGCTCTCAGCTATTCGAAAGAAGAAAGATTAATTGGTGACACAAGAATAATGAAAATAtgctattaatttatatatatatatatatatatataaagggtcATGCTCAACAACCATAGAATGCGTaggatatttatttatatatatatatatatatatatatatatatatatatatatatataaaaggtaaTTCCGAGGATCAccttttaaagaaattttaattattaaacttatagAATTCATTcgtctattaatttttttaaaatgatactaGAAAGAATAGTGTTATTCTACATTAAAAAAGATTTCatggagaaaaataatttttaatttcgtggagaaaaataaatatcctaCGCATTCTATGGTTGTTGAGCATGACCAACCTTCTTCAATCTCTCTCAAATGATGTCGTTTTTTCTGGATTTCTTTTTAACTTTAGGCACAAAATAAagcaaggaaaggaaaaggtcGTGGCTTCTACTTTAACCatcacttttttattattatttttttactattcacTATACACATCACGACATCATTTATTCTCTATGGAGAAATGTCATTCACGTTTTAAAATGGGCcctttccctttttattttattttattttatttaatggaaGTCAATACAGTTTGTAAGGACATGTTTTATTCTCTATTGATTATAACACACG of the Populus nigra chromosome 7, ddPopNigr1.1, whole genome shotgun sequence genome contains:
- the LOC133698772 gene encoding lysine histidine transporter-like 8; amino-acid sequence: MGEVVDANSTPVTPRPASVAPTPPISAPPSQFHSPSLSRSPLLTPDHIVPSKTPKNSTPRNATPRIRTPRFITPIGSPIRRALKLTRLDPEDAWLPITESRNGNAWYAAFHCLCSGIGFQALVLPVAFTVLGWAWGFIALTVAFAWQLYTLYLLVQLHENTETGVRYSRYLQIMSANFGEKKAKWLGLFPILYLSIGTCVALNIIGGSTSKLFFQTVCGQSCTVKTLTPVEWYLVFASAAVLLSQLPNLNSIAGVSLIGSITAVMYCTIMWMVSVNKDRLPGISYKPVRGPKEVDRLFEVLNALGIVAFAFRGHNLILEIQATMPSSEKHPSRVPMWRGAKAAYTVIAACIFPLAIGGFWAYGQRIPKNGGLQSAFYAYRRRDTSQFIMGLVSLLIIVNALSSFQIYAMPMFDELESIFTKRMKRPCQWWLRVILRAFFGYGVFFLAVAIPSIGSVGGLVGGISLPVTLAYPCFMWLKMRKPTKYSKMWYLNWGLGIIGLILSVCLMAAGVYVIKENDNKFQWFKPK